One segment of Anomalospiza imberbis isolate Cuckoo-Finch-1a 21T00152 chromosome 2, ASM3175350v1, whole genome shotgun sequence DNA contains the following:
- the SLC46A3 gene encoding LOW QUALITY PROTEIN: lysosomal proton-coupled steroid conjugate and bile acid symporter SLC46A3 (The sequence of the model RefSeq protein was modified relative to this genomic sequence to represent the inferred CDS: inserted 1 base in 1 codon): MGLSACRCCSGFRFHLVSTCDLFSGAGFXSPDPEMRKVLCVEPVIFIYIFASSLTSPLAQQFIYRRLWEQEYNSTFVSDSNVSHCEQNKSSPAYIKQKAIQEKASVFNMQLDLTRAIPSLIVAFVIVANGDRQGHKRSLVLPSMGALISGISLTAVSYFSLSLSVLFAVAFITGLFGSIATFLGGGFAYIAEECHDEKQKTTRIAVVDLIFGVVSGLAGLSSGYFLRGIGFPWTFVIASLLHVINIIYIVFFLEDTIGISQFQHEAPVSSKELLRETFSGVYVLFQTAPYKKRILIIVLLFTFMTYLFTVLGGSSLFTLYELDEPLCWNEVYIGYGAAASTSISLTSFLGVYLFSKCLKDIYIVFIGIFSYIGGMITAAFAKTTLLMFLVRVPSLFCFMPIPVLRSMLSKVVLPGEQGAVFACIACLEVVTGTMSISVFNILYATTVAWFSGFSFLLSAGLCLIPLSVLCWLLCTSWNGEDLALLVPEEVSSLESADS; the protein is encoded by the exons ATGGGGCTGTCAGCCTGCCGCTGCTGCTCGGGGTTTCGCTTTCACCTCGTGAGCACTTGCGATTTGTTTTCTGGCGCAGGGT GAAGCCCAGACCCAGAAATGAGGAAGGTTCTGTGCGTGGAGCCCGTCATTTTCATCTATATTTTTGCGTCTTCCCTGACGAGCCCGCTGGCGCAGCAGTTCATCTACCGGcggctgtgggagcaggagtACAACTCTACTTTCGTGAGCGACAGCAATGTCAGTCACTGCGAGCAGAATAAGAGCAGCCCGGCTTATATCAAACAGAAGGCAA TTCAAGAAAAAGCCTCTGTTTTTAATATGCAGTTGGACTTAACTAGAGCCATTCCCAGCCTTATAGTTGCCTTTGTCATTGTAGCTAATGGGGATCGCCAGGGACACAAAAGGTCTTTAGTTTTACCATCAATGGGAGCTTTGATTTCTGGTATTAGCTTGACTGCAGTATCGTATTTTTCCTTGTCACTCTCTGTCCTATTTGCAGTCGCATTTATTACTGGACTGTTTGGGAGTATAGCAACTTTCCTTGGAGGAGGCTTTGCTTACATAGCAGAGGAGTGCCAtgatgagaagcagaaaacaacACGAATAGCTGTAGTGGATTTGATTTTTGGAGTTGTATCTGGATTGGCAGGACTGTCATCTGGCTACTTTCTAAGAGGAATAGGCTTTCCATGGACATTTGTGATAGCATCTCTGCTTCATGTCATTAATATCATCTATATTGTATTTTTTCTGGAAGATACCATAGGCATATCTCAATTCCAGCATGAAGCACCAGTATCCTCGAAAGAACTTCTTAGGGAGACATTTTCTGGAGTGTACGTGCTTTTTCAAACTGCCCCTTacaaaaagagaattttaataATTGTGTTACTTTTTACATTTATGACTTACTTGTTTACTGTGCTGGGTGGGAGTTCACTTTTTACACTGTATGAACTGGATGAGCCACTCTGCTGGAATGAAGTGTACATTGGATATGGAGCAGCTGCATCCACTTCTATCTCGTTGACCAGCTTTTTAGGAGTTTACTTATTTTCCAAATGTCTCAAAGACATTTATATTGTCTTTATTGGGATATTTTCTTACATTGGAGGAATGATCACAGCTGCCTTTGCCAAAACTACTCTGCTCATGTTTTTAG TGAGAGTGCCATCTTTGTTCTGCTTTATGCCTATTCCTGTTCTCCGATCCATGCTGTCTAAAGTGGTTCTCCCTGGTGAACAGG GTGCTGTGTTTGCTTGTATTGCCTGTTTAGAAGTTGTGACCGGCACAATGTcaatttcagtttttaacaTTCTCTATGCAACTACTGTTGCATGGTTTTCAGGCTTTAGCTTTCTCCTATCAGCAGGCCTTTGTCTAATTCCACTGTCTGTGCTGTG CTGGCTTCTGTGCACAAGCTGGAATGGGGAGGACTTGGCTCTGCTGGTACCTGAAGAAGTATCCAGCTTAGAGAGTGCTGATAGTTGA